Within the Nocardioides aurantiacus genome, the region CAGGCGGGCGGACTCGGCGTCGTTGCCGACGGCGTACAGGTGACGGCCCCAGGTGGTCTGCTTGAGCACGAACCCGATCACGACGTAGAGAAGCACGACCATGAAGACGCCGGTGGTGATGCGCAGGCCGCCCAGGTTGACGATCTCGCCCGTCCAGACCATCAGGTCGGGCATGGCGCCGGCCTGGACGCTCTGGCCGCCGGAGTAGAGCAGCGCCATCGCGGTGAACACCGACAGCGTGCCGAGCGTGACGATGAAGGGTGGCAGCCGCAGCCGCGTCACCAGCAGGCCGTTGATCGCACCCGCTGCCGTCCCGACCGCGATGCCGACCAGCACCGCCAGCGGCCCGGGAAGGCCGCTGTCGGCGCTCAGCTTGGCGCTGAACAGCATGGCCAGGATCGCGATGGCGCCGACCGAGAGGTCGATGCCGGCGGTGAGGATGATCAGGGTCTGCCCCACCGCCAGGGCGGCGACGACCGCGACCTGCTGCAGGATCAGCGACTGCGTGCGCAGCGTGCCGAAGTTGGGGTTCAGGTAGGTGAAGACCAGGAAGGACACGACGAGCACCAGGAGCGGGCTGATCGCGGGGTAGGCGTGCAGCACGTGCTGCACCCGCTGGGCCGGCGAGCGCCGGCGCTTGGCGAACTGCTCCGCCGCGGTGTTGGCGGGCGGTGCGGGGGTCTCCGCGCCGGGTGTGGCGGGACTGGTGGTGCTCACGTGGCCTCCCTGGCCGAGTGGGGGTGATGGTCGGTGCCAGGGCTCAGCCCCAGCAGAGCTCCGTGCCCTTGGTGGTGTCGATGGAGTCCAGGCCCTCGGCCGGGTTGTCGGTCACCAGCTGCACGCCGGTGTCGTAGAAGTCCAGGCCCTCGGTGGGCTCGGGCGCCTTGCCACCGTCGGCGATCTTCTTGATCGCCTTCACGCCCAGCTCGGCCATCTGCACGGGGTACTGCTGCGAGGTCGCGCCGATGACGCCGTCCTTGACCGACTTCACGCCGTCGCAGCCGCCGTCGATCGAGACGATGAGCACGCCGTCCTCGGAGCCGGCCTGCTGCAGCGCGCCGTACGCCCCGACGGCCGCGGGCTCGTTGATCGTGTAGACGACGTTGATGTCGGGGTTCTTGGTCAGGCAGTTCTCCATCGCGGTGCGACCGCCGTCCTCGGCACCCGTCGTGGGCTCGTTGCAGACGATCTCGTAGTCGCCGCCGTCGTAGGAGCCGGTGGGGTCCTCGTCGCCGTTCTTCTTCTCGTCCTTGGTGTCGATCCCCATGCCGGTGAGGAAGCCCTGGTCGCGGTCGTAGTCGACCGAGATGATCTTGTCGTTGAACAGGTCGAGCATGGCGATGGTGGCCTTCTCGCCCTCGAGCTGCGACTTGGTCCACTCGCCGATCAGCTCGCCGGCCTTGAAGTTGTCGGTGGCGAAGGTGACGTCGACGGTGTCGGCCGGGTCGGGCGGGGTGTCGAGCGCGATCACGTAGAGGCCCTGGTCGCGGGCCTTCTCGATGGCGGGGTTCACGCCGGGGCCGTTGGGGGTGATCAGGATGCCCTG harbors:
- a CDS encoding substrate-binding domain-containing protein; translated protein: MLNSLRHRRTLVSAVVGASCLAMAACGSGGGSGSGGGDDVGVTLITKNSSNPFFVTMQEGAKKAGEADGVKITTAAGKEDGDEQTQIAAIEDAIARGDQGILITPNGPGVNPAIEKARDQGLYVIALDTPPDPADTVDVTFATDNFKAGELIGEWTKSQLEGEKATIAMLDLFNDKIISVDYDRDQGFLTGMGIDTKDEKKNGDEDPTGSYDGGDYEIVCNEPTTGAEDGGRTAMENCLTKNPDINVVYTINEPAAVGAYGALQQAGSEDGVLIVSIDGGCDGVKSVKDGVIGATSQQYPVQMAELGVKAIKKIADGGKAPEPTEGLDFYDTGVQLVTDNPAEGLDSIDTTKGTELCWG
- a CDS encoding ABC transporter permease; the protein is MSTTSPATPGAETPAPPANTAAEQFAKRRRSPAQRVQHVLHAYPAISPLLVLVVSFLVFTYLNPNFGTLRTQSLILQQVAVVAALAVGQTLIILTAGIDLSVGAIAILAMLFSAKLSADSGLPGPLAVLVGIAVGTAAGAINGLLVTRLRLPPFIVTLGTLSVFTAMALLYSGGQSVQAGAMPDLMVWTGEIVNLGGLRITTGVFMVVLLYVVIGFVLKQTTWGRHLYAVGNDAESARLVGISVNRVLLSVYTIAGLIYGITAWILIGRAGAASPNAAADANLESITAVVIGGTSLFGGRGALLGTLLGALIVGYFRTGLSLAGVDDQWRVLSIGLLVIIAVSIDQWIRKVRA